gcgggcaggtaagctgcgcgggcggagcgcgcgtagtgacccctgttacgatcccccggccacgggggtggcgggcaggtaagctgcttacctgctgcgcgtgacgccggccgcggcgaaggcggacgaggcggggtgtcgtgcggtgggcgcggtggtgaccctggacgtgcgtcgggcccttctcgcggatcacctcagctacggctcccggtggggccctctcgggggaaggggcctcggtcccggaccccggcgaggcgtcccttctccgctccgtaaaagtgtccatctcttttttttttctttttctgttgtggcatatgctgcaggtgcctggtcgtttttcgtatgtgggtagcaacatttaactatgtatatatatttccgaattaatttaactgccacccgcctgaatctatttaaaatctaatttttttttatttcaaccgcccgacccgacccgcggataaaatctaatttttttttctttcaaccgcccgatccgcggataatccgcggatcgggcggttgtgtccgcaaaccgcgcatctctactgcccacctcaaccgacgcacggagggggaggggggggggggttgatgtgtgggggagcagggttggggtgggggcggggtttggtggtagcaggggtgtacaatgtagcccggaaaagtcagggctgcatgggattctgggtatttgttctgttgtgtttatgttgtgttaaggtgcagatgttctcccaaaatgtgtttgtcattcttgtttggttttggttcacagtgtggcgcattattagtaaactTACTGAATGCCTCGTGTGACTGAGCAAACTTGGACGTTTTTAAAGAatgtgtttgtcttcttgtgtcctacagacgtctgtgaagaaacTTTTTATCCCTGAGCAAAAGAAGGGGAGCTTTAGGATGCAgcaggaggagccacagccctctTCCTTTAAAGAGAAAGACAAGGACCCATTGAACCCCcgctttaaagaggaagaggaggaacacagcatcagtcaggagggcgagcatattgaaggactggtggagttcccagtgactggtgtccctgtgaagagtgaagatgatgaggtcaaaggtgaaagtgaggagaagagcagcagctcaacacaacacatgacaacagaagctgatggagaccactgtggaggatcacaagcagacaagctcttagctccactatcagatagtgaggacacaacgtcacactctcctgacactgatgatgaagactctaaagatgataagacatgtcacactgacaacactcacttcaaatgttctcactgtgacaaaaccttcAAATACCATAGTCATCTGAAAAGACACACGAGAATacacaccggagagaaacctttttcttgttcaatctgtggcttATCTTTCACAAGGAAGGAAAATATGAAAGAtcacacaagaacacacaagggagaaaaacctttttcgtgTTCTGTGTGTGATTCAAGGTATGCCCGAAGTCAATGTTTGAAATTACACATGAAAAGACACACTGGGGGAAACCTTTTTAAGTGTTCTGTGTGTAATTCAAGTTTTGTCCGAGGTGAAGATTTGAAAacccacatgagaacacacactggagaaaaacctttttgttGTTCAGTGTGTGGTGTATTTTTTACGCagagtgcaagtttgaaaaaacacatgagaacacacactggagttaaacctttttcctgttcagtgTGTGGAACAGGTTTTGTACACAAGGACAACTTAAAAAGACACATGAAAatacacacgggagaaaaacctttttcctgtttaaTCTGTGGCTTATCTTTTACAAGGAAGGTCAGTTTGAAAGagcacacaagaacacacaccggagaaaaacctttttcatgttctgtGTGTGATTCAAGGTATGCACGAAGTCAAGATTTGAAAAAACACCTGAAAAGACACACTGGGGGAAACCTTTTTAAGTGTTCTGTGTGTAATACAAGTTTTGTCCGAGGTGAACATTTGAAAACCCACATGAGatcacacacgggagaaaaacctttttcttgttcaatctgtggcttATCTTTTACAAGGAAGGAAAATATGAAAGagcacacaagaacacacactggagaaaaacctttttcctgttctgtGTGTGAATCAAGTTTTGCACGAAGTCGAAATTACAAacaacacatgagaatacacgctGGAGAAAATCTGTTGAGTCCGGGTCATACAATAGGGctataacatacctgccaactactccggttttcctgtaattagtacggttttcatcaacctattccgggttacggttgcagtgataaaaaatacggtttttcattaattaaaaaaaaacaacattttttaatgttttattcacgaaatcgcgtatcaacaatgacaatcgacactgcttcccgtaacttcctatcgagccattccgaatgccatgcgcgaggctatttatagcactgctgccaagcacgaggcaccagttgccattgtttccaaacgagcgaacgatcatggaatcagccggagaaaaatcgcaaacgagtcttaaaccgaaaagcaAACTGCtgccattccgtgaagaatattcaaaagcatttcacctgccctcacgactcacgcacctgtctttaatcatgccactattatttaaaccgatttgatgccaggaagtctccctggcgacatcatacccctgacaccctctacttcatgctcagttcacgctgctttcttcatagtccatgccaagtaagtttttgtttattaatgccacagttagtgtttttgtttcattgttcatagtttctgccgttgtgcaagtttttttgtttatagtcaagttttgtacttccgcccttgtgcgcgccttttgtttgttcttttttttgataacatgaaattaaatcatgtactccccttcacgccacgtatggtccaaatcatttgcaccaagggagaacaaatcacgccacagtccaagtcttgacagacttATTCAGAGAGCAAACGGCACACTTTCACATATGGCGTTTACGATGTATGggtattacatacctgccaactactccggttttcccgtaattagtacggttttcatcaacctattccgggttacggttgcagtgataaaaaatacggtttttcattaattaaaaaaaaacattttttaaaagttttattcacgaaatcgcgtaacaacaatgacaatcgacactgcttcccgtaacttcctatcgagccattccgaatgccatgcgcgagtctatttatagcaccgctgccaagcacgaggcaccagttgccattgtttccaaacgagcgaacgatcatggaatcagccggagaaaaatcgcaaacgagtcttaaaccgagaAGAAAActaaactgcagtcattccgtgaagaatattcaaaagcctatccgggaataattatccgttccaaaaagggtgaaaactacgcgaattgcaccttgtgcagacaagatttttcgatcggacacggaggaattagcgatgtaaaagaccacgttgggacaaaaaaacacacgtctaatgccgttgctagcgatacaagtggaaaactttcaacgtttttcgtcgcccaaacagattctttggatgtgatgaatgccgaagttttatttacggaggcaataattgagcatggtcttccaatcgcactggctgatcacatgggatagttatttcggaaaatgtttcccgactcgaaaatcgccaaaaaatatggatgtggtcgaaccaaaacatcaaacattattcagtgtcttggaacagaatcctcaaaaagtatcgccgatgtcatgaagacggaaccatttagcatgtcgactgacggcagcaccgattatgacgatgtaaaactgtaccccatttgtgttcgatatttcgatgacgacattggaaaagtattgtcagtacttctgtctttgagggaatgcaatacggcttccacaggcgaaaacatttacaaaatactcgcggaagaaatagactcaaacgaaattccttggcagaatttggtttgctttgctgccgataatgctgcagtgatgatgggatctaaaaagggtgttgcagctttcattacggaaatgtctccttcggtttacatcgccggtaagtacagttcgtagcataaaaaaactcacaaaacataacattttaagtaaatcttttatgacataaacaataaatcaaatcaaaaataatttctgtgtacagtatatctttttatttgtgataacgataacatgttcaaaacaaaataatttcaaactattgaagttagcttacagaataaacatgtcaatcaacccatatgatttttgctgtaatatttttgttttgaaaagtcactgtgactgatagaaaagtgatggttttagcaacattttaacctgtctgaatgctgataatcattttgcgtcggggggcgaaactTGAACCCCCCACCaaaactttgtcctggacctaacggggcctgcggcccctggaccctggctactaggtttttctgatttcaaaagttggcaggtatgctataatATTTTCATCCATTGCATTGGAACACTGCTTATCATATTACCTGCAGATATCTTACAAGATGGTTTACAGCCTCAGAGGAGCCAATTTTTGCTCTCTTCTTATGACCTTTGGAAGTAGGCGGAAGTATGTGAACCAAAAGTAGAATGCTTTGGAAGTCACTGTCCCAGCCTAAAAGAAAAGAGGAAACTATAAGATGGCAGAATATTGAGCAATAATTTAATTGAATAactggttaaaggcctactgaaagccactactaccgaccacacagtctgatagtttatatatcaatgatgaaatcttaacattgcaacacatgccaatacggccgggttagcttactaaagtgcaattttaaattttgcgcgaaatatcctgctgaaaacgtctcggtatgatgacgcctgcgcgtgacgtcacggattgtagagg
The sequence above is drawn from the Nerophis lumbriciformis linkage group LG33, RoL_Nlum_v2.1, whole genome shotgun sequence genome and encodes:
- the LOC140676605 gene encoding uncharacterized protein isoform X3, whose amino-acid sequence is MRELTGRKSKMAFDGEGLNTSVKKLFIPEQKKGSFRMQQEEPQPSSFKEKDKDPLNPRFKEEEEEHSISQEGEHIEGLVEFPVTGVPVKSEDDEVKGESEEKSSSSTQHMTTEADGDHCGGSQADKLLAPLSDSEDTTSHSPDTDDEDSKDDKTCHTDNTHFKCSHCDKTFKYHSHLKRHTRIHTGEKPFSCSICGLSFTRKENMKDHTRTHKGEKPFSCSVCDSRYARSQCLKLHMKRHTGGNLFKCSVCNSSFVRGEDLKTHMRTHTGEKPFCCSVCGVFFTQSASLKKHMRTHTGVKPFSCSVCGTGFVHKDNLKRHMKIHTGEKPFSCLICGLSFTRKVSLKEHTRTHTGEKPFSCSVCDSRYARSQDLKKHLKRHTGGNLFKCSVCNTSFVRGEHLKTHMRSHTGEKPFSCSICGLSFTRKENMKEHTRTHTGEKPFSCSVCESSFARSRNYKQHMRIHAGENLLSPGHTIGL
- the LOC140676605 gene encoding uncharacterized protein isoform X2, whose translation is MRRNFVQQKRRRSDNINYWTLFSRNIKLCYTEQTSVKKLFIPEQKKGSFRMQQEEPQPSSFKEKDKDPLNPRFKEEEEEHSISQEGEHIEGLVEFPVTGVPVKSEDDEVKGESEEKSSSSTQHMTTEADGDHCGGSQADKLLAPLSDSEDTTSHSPDTDDEDSKDDKTCHTDNTHFKCSHCDKTFKYHSHLKRHTRIHTGEKPFSCSICGLSFTRKENMKDHTRTHKGEKPFSCSVCDSRYARSQCLKLHMKRHTGGNLFKCSVCNSSFVRGEDLKTHMRTHTGEKPFCCSVCGVFFTQSASLKKHMRTHTGVKPFSCSVCGTGFVHKDNLKRHMKIHTGEKPFSCLICGLSFTRKVSLKEHTRTHTGEKPFSCSVCDSRYARSQDLKKHLKRHTGGNLFKCSVCNTSFVRGEHLKTHMRSHTGEKPFSCSICGLSFTRKENMKEHTRTHTGEKPFSCSVCESSFARSRNYKQHMRIHAGENLLSPGHTIGL
- the LOC140676605 gene encoding uncharacterized protein isoform X4, which produces MQQEEPQPSSFKEKDKDPLNPRFKEEEEEHSISQEGEHIEGLVEFPVTGVPVKSEDDEVKGESEEKSSSSTQHMTTEADGDHCGGSQADKLLAPLSDSEDTTSHSPDTDDEDSKDDKTCHTDNTHFKCSHCDKTFKYHSHLKRHTRIHTGEKPFSCSICGLSFTRKENMKDHTRTHKGEKPFSCSVCDSRYARSQCLKLHMKRHTGGNLFKCSVCNSSFVRGEDLKTHMRTHTGEKPFCCSVCGVFFTQSASLKKHMRTHTGVKPFSCSVCGTGFVHKDNLKRHMKIHTGEKPFSCLICGLSFTRKVSLKEHTRTHTGEKPFSCSVCDSRYARSQDLKKHLKRHTGGNLFKCSVCNTSFVRGEHLKTHMRSHTGEKPFSCSICGLSFTRKENMKEHTRTHTGEKPFSCSVCESSFARSRNYKQHMRIHAGENLLSPGHTIGL